CCACCTAACGCGAGGGCTAGAATTTGGTTACCGAGGCAAATACCAAGCATCGGTACATCGGCATCGAAAAGCTTCCTCACCGTATTAACGGTGTCCATACACTGCTTCGGATCCCCGGGGCCGTTACTAATTACGACGCCTAAGGGGTTATAGCTCATTACGTGCTCGTAGCTAGTGTTATACGGTACTGATACAACCCTAAACCCGCGGTTAAGCAGGCTTCGAATAATACTAAGCTTAACTCCGCAATCTATTAAAACTACTACCTCATCACTAGACCCGTAAACCTTATCCTCCTTAGGGCTTACCTCAGCTACAAAATTTACCTCCCCATAGTTAGGGGTTTTACTAATACTTTCAAGTAGGACGTCTAAGGGCACTTCATCCCTTGAAACTGCGAGAGCACCCATCATAACCCCTTTAACCCTAAGCTTTTTCGTTAACATCCTCGTATCTACCCCGTAGATCCCCGGAACCCCCTCTTCAGCCAGCCATTGATTAAGCGTTTTCTCAGCCCTCCAATGGCTAGGTTTTAAGCATAACTCATGGATTATAATACCTAAAGCCTGTATCCTCCACGACTCGAAGAATCTAGGTAGCCCATACTCATCCAGAAGCGAATAGCTAGGTACCCCGTAGTTCCCTATTAAGGGGTAGGTGAAGCAAAGTATCTGACCCCTATAGGAGGGGTCAGTTAAGGATTCATGGTAGCCTACCATCCCCGTAGTGAAAACTACTTCGCCTACTACTACCTTTTCGGCTCCAAACCCTACACCCTTAAAGACCGTTCCGTCTTCAAGAACCAAAGTGGCCTTTAAACGTTGATCAGTTTCCTCTTTGCCTACCTTCGTTAAAACCCTACAAAATCCAGTTGTAGATGCCCTTATTTAAGAGTTTTGATATTTTAGCGGGCGTAGCAACTTAACATGGAGCTTATCTTAAAACTCTTAATGTAGTGTTGACCGGACGAGTTAAACAATGCATTTTTGAGGTAGAAGCGTTACACCCCGTCCAGCGTAACGTAAAGAGTAATGCTTTTCTCTCCGCCCACCTTATTTTTTGGGTGCATCCCTAATGGAGGGTGGCGGTGTTTCAACGGTTGAACGTAAAGCCTACGAACTACTATATGAGCATTTAAGGAGCGCTTACGAAGCCTTTAGGCTATTAAGCTTAGCGGTGGATAGCTACCTAAGCGGTAAGGTCGACGAGGTTAATGAGTACGCCAATAAAGTGAAAAACATAGAAACGAAGGCCAACGATTTAAAGCGTTCCATCTACGAGTACCTAGCTAAAGCGGCACCGGGCCTACTCTACCGTGAGGAATGGCTTAGGTTTCTCTTCGACCTCGATAGGATAATTGACGTATCGGATGGTTTAGCCGTAAGGGTTGCCATAGCCGCTAGTAAAGGTTGGCTTCCCCCCGAAAACATAGCTACAGCTTTAAGGGAGCTAATTGAGGTTACCCTACATATCTGTGAAAAACTTAAGGAGGTTTTCCATACCTTCGCCTTTAACGCTGAACGCGCGTTAACTTTATGCCGCGACATAGAGGTTCAAGAGGAAGGGATAGATAGGCTGCATAGGAGGTTAAGCTCGTTAATCCTTGAAGCCCATATGTCTATACCTTTAACCTTAATCCTTAGGGATATAGCTGAACGTATAGAAAACGTATCAGACTTAGTAGTAGACGCTGTTGAAGACCTCAGGGTCCTATCACTTCGTAGGATTACCTAGCAAAATAGGCTTAAACCGCTTAATATAAAGCTGAACAGGCGCTCCATTCTTCCTTCAACTCAACTTAATGGTTGAAAGCAGGTCTGATGCATAGTAAACCGTGAAAATACCAGTAACGATCACTGTAAACCAAACAGTAACGATCCTGGTTAGAATGGTGGCGAGCGAAGCCGGAGCTTGAGGGATCCCGAACGCCATGAAGGTTGAGGTCATTGCGAACTCCAAAACCCCCATCATAGCAGGTATACCCACCGGGATAAGGGTAATAAGCCCGTAGAGCGGGTAAGCCGCCGCCACCACGTAGAACTCCACCTGGTAACCTATAGCGTAAAAGACTGTGAAAGGTATTAGGATCCCGGTAAACCACTGAAAGAAGAGCACTATAAGCGCTAAGAATAGCATCCTACGCTTACGGAATATAATCCTAGCCCCTTGATCGAAGCTATCAACCAGCTTAAGGGCTGCATTAGTTAAAGTATTTCCGCCTTTAAGCCTATCGATAAGCCTCGTTAACCTAAATATGAGCGGGCTTACGCGTTTAACGTTAAACGATACGTAAAAGCCGAGTACGCAGATGATAATGGATCCGCCGATCATAACGGCGTAGCCAGCTTGAAGCGGTGTTGACCCCATCGTTAGTTGCGCGTAGGTTAAAACGGCGAAGGCTAAAAGGACGATGAAGGCGACCGCGTTTAATAGGCGGTGAACTATTATGGAGAGCGTAGCTTTACCGGTCTCAATACCCATCTTACTTCGAGCTAGAAAAAGCCTAAACGCTTCACCTGTTAAAGACCCAGTGGGTATTAGTATATCGCCGAAAATACTCACCAAGGAAACAGCTAAACACTGATTAAACCTAACTGGCGTGTTAAGACCTTTAAGCACCACGTACCAGCCTACGGCGTAAAGCAACATGAAGAATACGGACTCTAAAAAAGCCAATAAACAAAGGGTTAGGTTAGCCTCAGAAAACATACCTAGCAGGGCTCCAATGTTAAATACGTAAATGTAGGCGGCTAAGAAGCCTATCCCAAACACCGTGAAGAATACTGGTTTAGCTCTGAAGCCCCTCCTTACCTTCAACCGCCTACACCACGAAGCGTCACGCTGTTTACACCTAGGTAATAGGATGTTTAAGTCAAGCCCCTCTTAAAAAGGCTACCTAATTATGTGAATAACATCAATACCGCGTTAAGTATGCGTATTATCTGCGCGAAGATGGGGATTAAGCGTAGGCAGTTGACGATCCGATGGATTATTGGGGGATGATGAAAGCCTCAAGAATTTAAAGGACTTCTACGGCAAAGCTTAATTTCCAGCACACTTATCTTAACGCTGAGTAATAGGTTGGAGGCTTCCTTTTGACTGTTAGCAGT
The genomic region above belongs to Candidatus Nezhaarchaeales archaeon and contains:
- a CDS encoding flippase-like domain-containing protein, encoding MKVRRGFRAKPVFFTVFGIGFLAAYIYVFNIGALLGMFSEANLTLCLLAFLESVFFMLLYAVGWYVVLKGLNTPVRFNQCLAVSLVSIFGDILIPTGSLTGEAFRLFLARSKMGIETGKATLSIIVHRLLNAVAFIVLLAFAVLTYAQLTMGSTPLQAGYAVMIGGSIIICVLGFYVSFNVKRVSPLIFRLTRLIDRLKGGNTLTNAALKLVDSFDQGARIIFRKRRMLFLALIVLFFQWFTGILIPFTVFYAIGYQVEFYVVAAAYPLYGLITLIPVGIPAMMGVLEFAMTSTFMAFGIPQAPASLATILTRIVTVWFTVIVTGIFTVYYASDLLSTIKLS
- the carA gene encoding glutamine-hydrolyzing carbamoyl-phosphate synthase small subunit, which gives rise to MVLEDGTVFKGVGFGAEKVVVGEVVFTTGMVGYHESLTDPSYRGQILCFTYPLIGNYGVPSYSLLDEYGLPRFFESWRIQALGIIIHELCLKPSHWRAEKTLNQWLAEEGVPGIYGVDTRMLTKKLRVKGVMMGALAVSRDEVPLDVLLESISKTPNYGEVNFVAEVSPKEDKVYGSSDEVVVLIDCGVKLSIIRSLLNRGFRVVSVPYNTSYEHVMSYNPLGVVISNGPGDPKQCMDTVNTVRKLFDADVPMLGICLGNQILALALGGDTYKLKYGHRGQNKPCINLETNRCYVTSQNHGYAVNAESLKGTGLRVWWLNADDKTVEGIKHEEKPCMAVQFHPEATPGPLDCTFIFDQFAQMVRGYA
- a CDS encoding DUF47 family protein is translated as MEGGGVSTVERKAYELLYEHLRSAYEAFRLLSLAVDSYLSGKVDEVNEYANKVKNIETKANDLKRSIYEYLAKAAPGLLYREEWLRFLFDLDRIIDVSDGLAVRVAIAASKGWLPPENIATALRELIEVTLHICEKLKEVFHTFAFNAERALTLCRDIEVQEEGIDRLHRRLSSLILEAHMSIPLTLILRDIAERIENVSDLVVDAVEDLRVLSLRRIT